A window of the Helianthus annuus cultivar XRQ/B chromosome 4, HanXRQr2.0-SUNRISE, whole genome shotgun sequence genome harbors these coding sequences:
- the LOC110937734 gene encoding pectinesterase 2 — MKTLLFLATFLVGLYHSCVYGDTKSEITSWCNQTPHPQPCQHFLTTNSNHGPINQKLDFVKALLRVTLDHAQHAMSHTQTLGSKCRNDYEKAALADCLELYEDTIMNINKTVDPNHKCSQVDTQTWLSTALTNMDTCKAGFEELGVNNNVWSLMGNNVSSMISNTLAMNEGGESFNNGAPSPQILGFPSWVKPGDRKLLQSKTPKADVVVDKGGSGDYKTIGAAIAAAGKRSGSKRYVIHVKAGVYKEYVDIGSKVKNIMLVGDGIGKTIITGSRSVRGGSTTYKSATLAVLGDGFICRGITIKNTAGPKSQAVAVRNNSDLSVFYQCSFEGYQDTLYVHSNRQFYRQCDIYGTIDFIFGNAASVLQNCNIYSRKGPTKTNTLTAQGRSDKNQNTGISIHNCRITAAPNDPNSVPAVRTYLGRPWRQYSRTVVMKSNLDNLIDPAGWMSWGDDNALKTLYYGEYKNTGPGSSTSKRVDWKGYHVITSSTEATKFTVGKFIVGGYWLPVTNVPFTSGL; from the exons ATGAAAACATTATTATTTTTAGCAACATTTCTTGTGGGCCTTTATCATTCATGTGTGTATGGTGACACAAAGTCCGAAATCACATCATGGTGTAACCAAACACCTCACCCACAACCATGCCAACACTTCTTGACCACTAACTCGAACCATGGTCCCATTAACCAAAAGCTAGACTTTGTAAAAGCCTTATTAAGGGTCACATTAGATCATGCACAACATGCAATGTCACACACTCAAACGCTCGGCTCAAAATGCCGCAACGATTATGAAAAAGCCGCATTGGCCGACTGCTTAGAGCTTTATGAAGACACCATCATGAACATAAACAAGACTGTTGATCCTAACCATAAGTGTAGCCAGGTTGACACGCAGACGTGGCTCAGCACCGCGCTCACAAACATGGACACATGCAAGGCTGGGTTTGAAGAGCTTGGTGTCAACAACAACGTGTGGTCGTTGATGGGCAACAATGTGTCGTCTATGATTAGTAATACGTTAGCAATGAACGAAGGTGGCGAGTCGTTTAACAATGGTGCACCGAGTCCTCAAATTTTAGGGTTTCCGTCTTGGGTGAAGCCGGGTGATAGGAAGTTGTTGCAATCTAAAACTCCTAAGGCGGATGTTGTGGTGGATAAAGGCGGTTCTGGTGACTATAAGACGATTGGGGCCGCTATAGCGGCTGCTGGTAAGCGGTCCGGGAGCAAGAGATATGTTATTCATGTGAAGGCTGGTGTTTATAAGGAATATGTTGATATTGGTTCAAAAGTAAAGAATATAATGCTTGTAGGAGATGGTATTGGGAAAACTATAATAACCGGTAGTAGAAGTGTTAGAGGAGGCAGCACCACCTATAAATCAGCCACTCTTG CTGTGTTGGGAGACGGATTCATTTGCCGCGGAATCACCATCAAAAACACCGCGGGCCCAAAAAGCCAGGCGGTGGCAGTCCGCAACAATTCTGACCTTTCGGTTTTCTACCAATGTAGCTTCGAGGGGTACCAAGACACATTATACGTCCACTCAAACCGACAGTTTTATCGCCAATGCGACATCTATGGCACCATTGATTTCATTTTTGGTAACGCGGCAAGCGTTTTACAAAATTGCAACATTTACTCTCGAAAAGGACCTACCAAGACCAACACGTTGACCGCACAAGGACGATCAGATAAAAACCAAAACACGGGAATTTCAATCCACAACTGTCGTATCACCGCGGCCCCTAACGACCCAAACAGTGTACCGGCAGTTAGAACATACCTCGGGCGACCTTGGAGGCAATACTCGAGGACGGTTGTTATGAAATCGAACCTAGATAACTTAATAGACCCCGCGGGGTGGATGTCATGGGGCGATGATAACGCGCTTAAGACATTGTATTATGGCGAGTATAAGAACACTGGGCCTGGTTCCTCAACATCGAAACGGGTTGACTGGAAAGGTTATCATGTGATCACAAGCAGCACCGAGGCGACAAAGTTTACCGTTGGGAAGTTTATTGTTGGAGGTTATTGGTTGCCGGTAACCAACGTGCCATTTACTTCCGGTCTTTGA